A single Dechloromonas denitrificans DNA region contains:
- a CDS encoding alpha/beta fold hydrolase, with translation MSTWILLRGLTRESRHWGDFPALLQHECAAAQVLALDLPGNGSLNDQQSPTQVADMAQSCRSQLGERRVAPPYYIVAMSLGAMVAVDWATRHPDEVAGCVLINTSLRPFSPFYHRLKPRNYLPLIDLLLRKRDAEYRERTVLHLTSRHAVAPEKLAELAGYARQSPVSSGNALRQLLAAARYAAPAAGPPVPVLILNSAEDRLVDPRCSRRLAARWHTAFAEHPTAGHDLPLDDAAWVARQVGSWAQTLVP, from the coding sequence GTGAGCACCTGGATCTTGCTGCGCGGGCTGACCCGGGAAAGCCGCCATTGGGGCGATTTCCCCGCACTCCTGCAGCATGAGTGCGCGGCGGCACAGGTTCTGGCGCTTGATCTGCCGGGTAATGGCAGCCTGAACGACCAGCAGAGTCCGACGCAGGTCGCCGACATGGCGCAGAGTTGCCGCAGCCAACTGGGCGAACGCCGGGTTGCCCCGCCCTATTACATCGTCGCCATGTCGCTCGGCGCCATGGTCGCGGTGGATTGGGCGACGCGGCACCCGGACGAAGTCGCCGGCTGCGTGCTGATCAACACCAGCCTGCGGCCGTTCAGCCCGTTTTACCACCGTCTCAAGCCGCGCAATTATTTGCCGCTGATCGATCTGCTGCTGCGCAAACGGGATGCCGAGTATCGCGAAAGGACTGTCCTGCATCTGACCAGCCGCCATGCCGTAGCGCCGGAAAAACTGGCCGAGTTGGCCGGCTATGCGCGGCAAAGCCCGGTTTCCTCGGGCAATGCGCTGCGCCAGTTGCTGGCCGCCGCCCGTTATGCGGCACCGGCCGCCGGGCCGCCAGTGCCGGTGCTGATTCTGAACAGCGCTGAGGACCGTTTGGTCGATCCGCGTTGTTCGCGCCGGCTGGCGGCGCGCTGGCACACAGCCTTTGCCGAACATCCGACGGCCGGCCACGATTTGCCACTCGACGATGCAGCGTGGGTGGCCCGACAGGTCGGAAGTTGGGCGCAGACGCTGGTGCCGTGA
- a CDS encoding alpha/beta hydrolase, whose amino-acid sequence MTSNWRKNVLVLAGCMLFTAGFSVAAPQKPVAPLAIQEQGSFAVGGTVVQSPGSYDPLNLASGGQTLHGDHARVFYQVPVNSRKLPLVMWHGFGQSTKTWESTPDGREGYQNIFLRRGFATYVLDQPRRGSAGRSSIATTISATPDDQRWFDTFRVGIWPNYFPGVQFSRSPEALEQYFRAMTPDTGPIDTNLTSNAISALFDKIGAGILVTHSHSGGMGWLAAMKNPRIRAIVSYEPGSGFVFPEGEVPPAMSSAAGTLEGSGIPQAEFIKLTRIPIVIYYGDFILKEPVANPGQDGWRVRLAMARQWADAINRHGGDAKVIHLPEIGIHGNTHFPFSDLNNVQIADLMSRFLAEKHLD is encoded by the coding sequence ATGACTTCAAACTGGCGAAAGAACGTGCTCGTCCTGGCAGGCTGCATGCTATTTACAGCCGGATTCTCGGTGGCAGCGCCGCAGAAGCCGGTTGCACCGTTGGCGATCCAGGAACAAGGCAGTTTCGCTGTGGGTGGAACGGTTGTTCAGAGCCCCGGCAGCTACGATCCGCTCAACCTGGCTTCCGGTGGTCAGACGCTCCATGGCGACCATGCCCGCGTGTTTTACCAAGTCCCGGTCAACTCGCGCAAATTGCCCCTGGTGATGTGGCATGGCTTCGGACAATCCACCAAGACCTGGGAATCGACACCGGATGGCCGTGAGGGCTACCAGAACATCTTTCTGCGTCGCGGCTTCGCCACCTATGTGCTCGATCAGCCCCGTCGCGGTTCTGCGGGGCGAAGCAGCATAGCCACAACGATCAGCGCCACGCCGGATGACCAGCGCTGGTTTGATACCTTCCGTGTCGGTATCTGGCCAAACTACTTCCCTGGCGTGCAGTTCTCCCGCTCACCGGAGGCTCTGGAGCAGTATTTCCGGGCAATGACGCCGGACACCGGCCCTATCGACACGAACCTGACCAGCAATGCCATCTCTGCCTTGTTCGACAAGATCGGTGCCGGCATCCTCGTGACTCATTCGCACAGTGGCGGCATGGGTTGGCTGGCCGCCATGAAGAATCCGCGCATCCGGGCCATCGTCTCCTACGAACCGGGGAGCGGCTTTGTCTTTCCGGAAGGCGAGGTACCGCCAGCGATGTCCAGTGCCGCAGGCACACTGGAAGGCAGCGGAATCCCGCAGGCCGAGTTCATCAAGCTGACCCGAATCCCCATCGTCATCTACTACGGCGATTTCATCCTCAAGGAACCCGTCGCCAATCCCGGTCAGGACGGCTGGCGCGTGCGCCTCGCCATGGCCAGACAGTGGGCCGATGCAATCAATCGCCATGGCGGGGATGCGAAGGTCATCCATCTGCCGGAGATCGGCATCCACGGCAACACACACTTTCCTTTTTCCGACCTCAACAATGTCCAGATTGCTGATCTGATGTCGCGATTCCTTGCCGAAAAGCATCTGGACTGA
- a CDS encoding M14 family zinc carboxypeptidase, translated as MAPSELVELLELEAIMRDGRAHLETQVACEVSVGTQKFPVHVIALGNPDPSVPVVGFFGGFHGLERIGSAVVLAYLRSLVQRLPWDSELHRQLEAVRLVFMPIVNPGGMWRGTRANPNGVDLMRNSPLEASEDVPFLLGGQRISARLPWYRGPLAGPMEVENQAVCAVVEREFFGRKFGIALDCHSGFGINDRIWFPYAHTALPIAHLPEMHALKGIYDQTHPHHRYVFEPQSRQYLAHGDLWDHLYQRACALPGLTFLPLTLEMGSWLWVKKNPRQLFSRHGIFNPLIEHRQQRVLRRHVYWLDFLARAACGHRLWMPGEAQREDYRQQAIKHWYWKAGL; from the coding sequence GTGGCTCCCTCCGAACTCGTTGAATTGCTCGAACTGGAAGCCATCATGCGCGATGGCAGGGCTCATCTCGAGACGCAGGTAGCCTGCGAGGTGAGCGTCGGGACGCAGAAGTTTCCGGTGCATGTCATCGCCCTCGGTAATCCGGATCCGAGTGTTCCCGTCGTCGGCTTCTTCGGCGGTTTTCACGGCCTCGAACGGATCGGCAGCGCCGTCGTCCTCGCCTATCTGCGCAGCCTGGTCCAGCGTCTGCCCTGGGACAGCGAACTGCATCGCCAGCTTGAAGCGGTCCGCCTGGTCTTCATGCCCATCGTCAATCCGGGCGGCATGTGGCGCGGTACGCGGGCCAATCCGAATGGCGTCGACCTGATGCGCAATTCGCCGCTGGAGGCTAGTGAAGACGTGCCGTTCCTGCTCGGCGGACAGCGCATCAGCGCGCGTTTGCCGTGGTACCGGGGACCGCTGGCCGGACCGATGGAAGTCGAGAATCAGGCGGTCTGCGCCGTCGTGGAAAGGGAGTTCTTCGGCCGCAAGTTCGGCATCGCGCTCGACTGCCATTCCGGCTTCGGCATCAACGATCGCATCTGGTTTCCCTATGCCCATACCGCCCTGCCGATTGCCCATCTGCCCGAGATGCATGCGCTGAAGGGCATCTACGACCAGACGCATCCTCACCATCGTTATGTCTTCGAGCCGCAGAGCCGGCAGTACCTGGCCCATGGCGATCTGTGGGATCACCTCTATCAGCGGGCCTGCGCGCTACCGGGGCTGACTTTTCTGCCGCTGACGCTGGAAATGGGCTCCTGGCTCTGGGTCAAGAAAAATCCGCGGCAGCTGTTTTCGCGCCACGGCATCTTCAATCCGCTGATCGAGCACCGCCAGCAGCGGGTCTTGCGCCGCCATGTTTACTGGCTCGATTTCCTGGCCCGGGCGGCCTGCGGCCACCGGCTGTGGATGCCCGGCGAAGCGCAGCGCGAAGACTATCGGCAGCAAGCGATCAAGCACTGGTACTGGAAAGCCGGGTTGTGA
- a CDS encoding alpha/beta hydrolase, which yields MKSSLIKAAAVSVSIGVFSGVSMAADYKQNPFTLAYEGAITENVKGKVNIHPVNYKLNGLDIAANVYTPANYNPGKKYPTIVVAHPNGGVKEQVAGLYAQRLAEQGYITITADAAYQGASGGMPRNVDKPSRRIEDIHGMADFISQYAGADAARLGLLGLCGGGGYSLKAAQTDKRFKSIATLSMFNSGLVRRNGYMDSQLNTVQERLKQASDARAQEAAGGKIIYAADTMLTDEQIAKLPFDLYRQGFEYYWKTHAHPNSTFRYTMSSLLELMNFDAASNMDLINQPLLMIAGSKADSLYMTQSAFKDAVNAKDKELFLIDGATHIETYWKPQYVNQAMDKLTRFYGKSL from the coding sequence ATGAAATCCAGCTTAATTAAAGCAGCGGCAGTCAGTGTAAGCATCGGTGTTTTTTCGGGAGTTTCCATGGCTGCAGACTACAAACAAAATCCGTTCACGCTGGCCTACGAAGGCGCGATCACCGAAAACGTCAAAGGCAAAGTCAATATTCATCCCGTGAATTACAAACTGAATGGTCTTGATATTGCTGCCAACGTTTACACCCCGGCGAACTACAACCCTGGCAAGAAATATCCGACGATTGTGGTTGCCCACCCCAATGGTGGCGTCAAGGAACAAGTCGCTGGCTTGTATGCCCAGCGCCTGGCTGAGCAAGGCTATATCACCATCACGGCAGACGCGGCTTATCAAGGGGCGAGCGGCGGCATGCCGCGCAATGTAGACAAGCCATCCCGGCGCATTGAAGACATTCACGGCATGGCGGACTTCATCAGCCAGTACGCCGGCGCCGATGCAGCTCGCCTTGGCTTGCTCGGTCTCTGCGGTGGTGGCGGATATTCACTAAAGGCCGCACAAACCGACAAGCGCTTCAAATCCATCGCCACGTTGAGCATGTTCAATTCTGGTCTCGTGCGACGCAATGGCTACATGGATTCCCAACTGAACACGGTCCAGGAACGCCTGAAGCAGGCCTCTGACGCTCGCGCCCAGGAAGCCGCTGGCGGCAAGATCATCTATGCTGCCGACACCATGCTGACCGACGAGCAGATTGCCAAGTTGCCGTTCGATCTCTATCGCCAGGGCTTCGAGTATTACTGGAAGACACACGCGCATCCGAATTCGACCTTCCGGTACACGATGAGCAGCCTGCTCGAATTGATGAACTTTGATGCAGCCAGCAACATGGATTTGATCAATCAACCCTTGCTGATGATCGCTGGCAGCAAGGCCGATTCGCTGTACATGACGCAGAGCGCATTCAAGGATGCAGTCAATGCGAAAGACAAGGAACTGTTTTTGATTGACGGTGCGACCCACATTGAAACCTACTGGAAGCCGCAATATGTGAATCAAGCCATGGATAAACTGACTCGGTTCTATGGCAAGTCACTTTAA